Proteins from one Sabethes cyaneus chromosome 2, idSabCyanKW18_F2, whole genome shotgun sequence genomic window:
- the LOC128737569 gene encoding zinc finger protein 62 homolog: MTSKSFDVLQKKYQFVLQNFQRLCRVCASTENLIDIFSNEKTADGDSVKRSNVFNAERNINRLFNENYFPYDPAEEFGLPDYICEKCMDTLVRWHRFRETYAITTNLLHKVREQLKSDNVFNKNASAEYTLASRVKIIEESGGEDIAIETECNYEIEFLQALPENAVVDNVTIIEKRDESEIQHELQEQEESDWDLDDRGSVFDTRSGILSNEKNDEVFPLTIKSEEILEQKVSLNRANDGSCKLLRHKRDFNQCPVCGVIVKSKLKHHLMRHSVPGGRPFKCSECDRAYSFKRSLNDHVRQVHENIRYPCDICEKEFVSRDVLRIHRKLHLDESYQCDICAQTFQQRVYLRKHMAMHEGKRFSCDDCGKNFRFKELLKQHLRIHTGEKPFLCTLCLKSFRTSSHLKQHHRTHAKVKLFKCTHCPAVEYACKKSLDRHNGLEHPTAKAVR; the protein is encoded by the exons ATGACCTCGAAAAGCTTCGACGTGTTGCAGAAGAAATACCAGTTTGTCCTCCAAAATTTCCAACGATTATGTCGTGTTTGTGCGAGTACAGAAAATCTTATAGACATATTTTCCAATGAGAAAACAGCTGATGGTGACTCTGTAAAGCGGAGCAATGTCTTCAACGCCGAGCGCAATATAAATAGATTGTTTAACGAAAACTATTTTCCG TACGATCCGGCGGAAGAATTTGGCCTGCCAGATTATATCTGCGAGAAGTGTATGGATACGTTAGTTCGTTGGCATCGTTTTCGAGAGACCTATGCTATTACGACTAATCTGCTGCATAAAGTTAGGGAGCAACTAAAGTCGGATAACGTGTTTAATAAGAATGCTTCTGCTGAATACACTCTTGCCAGCCGTGTTAAAATAATTGAAGAAAGTGGTGGTGAGGATATAGCGATCGAAACAGAATGCAATTACGAGATAGAGTTCCTTCAAGCTTTACCGGAAAATGCGGTCGTTGATAATGTAACCATCATTGAAAAGAGAGATGAATCCGAGATCCAGCATGAGCTTCAGGAACAGGAAGAAAGTGATTGGGATTTAGATGACAGAGGATCTGTTTTTGACACACGCTCAGGCATTTTATCTAATGAAAAGAACGATGAAGTGTTTCCTTTAACGATAAAATCAGAGGAAATTTTAGAACAAAaagtatcattgaatcgtgctAATGATGGGTCATGTAAGTTACTCAGACATAAACGCGATTTTAATCAATGCCCAGTATGTGGCGTAATCGTCAAAAGCAAATTGAAACATCATTTAATGCGGCATTCAGTTCCTGGAGGACGCCCGTTCAAATGTTCTGAATGTGATAGGGCTTATTCATTTAAGCGCAGTTTAAACGATCATGTACGACAAGTGCACGAGAACATTCGGTATCCGTGTGATATTTGTGAGAAAGAATTTGTCAGCAGAGACGTTTTACGAATTCACAGAAAGCTGCATCTAGACGAATCTTATCAGTGCGATATTTGCGCACAGACTTTTCAACAACGGGTTTATCTTCGTAAGCACATGGCAATGCACGAGGGGAAAAGATTTAGCTGTGATGATTGCGGGAAGAATTTCCGCTTCAAAGAGCTTTTAAAACAGCACCTTCGAATTCATACTGGAGAAAAACCGTTTCTGTGCACGTTGTGTCTCAAAAGTTTCCGTACATCCAGCCATCTGAAGCAACATCATCGGACGCACGCGAAGGTAAAACTGTTCAAGTGTACACATTGCCCGGCCGTGGAATATGCATGCAAAAAGTCCTTGGATCGGCATAATGGGTTGGAACATCCCACGGCAAAAGCAGTGCGGTAG